One genomic window of Carassius auratus strain Wakin chromosome 14, ASM336829v1, whole genome shotgun sequence includes the following:
- the LOC113114034 gene encoding galactose-specific lectin nattectin-like, whose amino-acid sequence MGVLIVCVSLCLLFALNASAACQSGWAQYGRTCFRVFNSPLSWSDAEAMCLTYGGNLASVHSTLEYTFIKRMITSSKSYWIGGSDAVSEGKWFWSDGSKMNFKLWNPKEPNNLQRNEHCIQINFGAAGNWNDLVCSIKLPFVCSKSQ is encoded by the exons ATGGGAGTCTTGattgtctgtgtgtctctctgtctgctctTTGCTCTGAATGCATCAG CAGCCTGTCAGAGTGGGTGGGCACAATATGGACGAACATGCTTCAGGGTTTTTAACAGTCCATTATCCTGGAGTGATGCAGAG GCAATGTGCTTGACCTATGGTGGGAACCTTGCCTCTGTACACAGTACATTGGAGTATACCTTCATAAAGCGCATGATCACAAGTTCGAAATCTTACTGGATAGGAGGCAGTGATGCTGTTTCA GAGGGAAAGTGGTTCTGGAGTGATGGGTCCAAAATGAATTTCAAACTTTGGAACCCTAAAGAACCCAACAACTTACAGCGTAATGAGCACTGCATTCAGATTAACTTTGGAg CTGCAGGAAATTGGAATGACCTAGTTTGCTCAATCAAGTTACCATTTGTGTGTTCCAAATCTCAATGA